ATATACCTGGGGTTATGCGCCGTGATCTTTTTTCCGTACAGGAACAGGTCGCCTTTATCTGCCACGTACAGCCCGTTGATGATCTTGATCAGTGTGGATTTCCCGGCTCCGTTCTCGCCCGCGAGCACATGCACCGTGCCCTCCTCGACCGCGAAGCTGACGTTATCCAGTGCCTTTACCCCAGGAAACGATTTGGAGATGTTCTTTAATTCCAGCACGTTCTTTCCTTTTTCTCTCTCCATTTCCCTCCTCCTTTACAACTTACATGATCATTCATAGTTCCGTGCAAGATCCATACAGATATTAACCCAGGAAGCTCCGTATTCAATATGTCCGCAGCATGTCTGTGCCTCCCGAAGTTCCACGATCAGCGGATTTCCTCTGGATACTTCCATGCCGTGGGCAATCATATCGTGTATACGCTTTTCGTCAAAGGTATGGAAAACATCCGTCGGATTGAGTTTCCAGCTCATCACATATTTCCCTCCGATCTTTTCAGCGGCAATGTCAATGTCTGAAAATGCGCTGACTGCGATCTGCCTGAGGTTCGGTATATATTTTGCCACTGCATCGTATTTCCTGTTCATGTTTTCACAGCATCCGTATGCATTCATACCGAACAGTGCAGAAAGCCTGTTCTGATAAGGAAGAACGAATTCCTCCAGCATGTCCGGTGAAACAGCGGTAAATTCCTGTGCCATACAGTATCCCCATAAGTCCTTCATACGGACGGTACCGTCAAAATCTTCTGCCGGGAGCAGGTCTGTGCACGCCAGGCCGTTGGAGCCGCAGGCTGTGGCCGTTCCATTTACCATATATTCATTGTTGTTCAGCTTCCAGATTCCAAGCTCGATACCCTTTTTCAGATATCCGAGGCGTCCCTCGTACAGAATGGACATGGCTTCGTGTGTGAGTTCCGGCTCTTCATACAGATCATACATCACCTGCTCCAGTCCTCTGAGTTCACACCAGATATCGATCAGACTGTTTCCCCATCCCATGATGGACTGGTGAGTGGATGCAGTAAACGGCTCTCCCTCCACAACATTCAGGATATCTCCAAAAATTTCCCTGGCGAGTGCGAAGTTCTCCTGTGACTTTTCTTCATCTACTGTAAGTTCGGGAAGCTTCATCTTTTTAATGTCACTGACCTCACAGATACATGGATGAAAACAGGCTGCATGGTCCGGTCTGTCATCATACGGACGTACACGATCGTCCGTCCAGTCTGTCACATGGGTATCATAGGGAATATATAAAACGTCTGTCAGTACAACATCATCGTCAAAATGCTCTGCACGGTATATTCTCATCCGCAGCTCTTTTTCTAATGTCCTGAATACAGGGTCTTTCACTCTCAAAGTTTCCTCAGGAACCAGCTCATGCCAGCATTCCGGCGGGAAGATCACCAGCGGTCTTGTCTTTTCCATTTTATTGAGCTTTATCCAGAGCTCTTTTTTTTCTTTCCATTTCGGATCCTGGGAAATTTCTTTTACCTGAAATGCCAGAGTGCGCAGATGTGCTGCCTCTTCCTTTGATATTCTATTGTGCATGATTGTTGCATCCTTTCTTTCACTTAATTATCAACTGTTTCATACTATCTATTATATAAATTATTTCACCTATTCCCATACTCTGGTTTTCGTTAAACTTCATCTTGTTTTAGATAAGGCAGGATTTTGGTTGAGATTAAATCTCAGCGGGTTATAATGACAGTAACACCTGAAGAAAGAAGGGATATGCGTGAAATCAGTATTTGAAAACCTGACCGCCGGCGTCTATAAAAAGTCTGTAGAACATGCATTTCTTCCTCCGAAGCTCGCGGAAGAATTGCTGTTCTATCCTACCTGGACAGGACATTATTACTGTTCAGAAAATTACTATATAAGAAGAGAAACCTATCCCACTCTTCTGCTGATGTATGTAGTAAAGGGGATGTTCCATGTGGAATTCAGAGATAAGATTTTCGATGCAGGTCCGGGAGAAGTCATTTTGATCGACTGCCGGGAGCCCCATTATTACAGAGCCTACGAGGGACTGGAGTTTTATTTCTATGGATTTGAGGGCTCCAACTCCAGAGAAATCTGCCACTACATACTGAGCACCAAGGGCCCCAGAATCAGTTCAAAAAATAACCATCTGATTGGTAATCTTTTAAAAAATACTTTAGATTTTTATGAGAAAAATGATACAGAAAACATCATCGATGCCTCACTGAGAGTCTACAAATTTCTGACGCTTCTGCTTCAGACCAGAGAAATGTATCAGGGTGTCAGGAACAAGCCGATCGACCAGAGCCTGATGTATATTCAGGAAAATATTGACAAGCATATCACGATGGAGCAGCTCGCCAGGATCGTGGGATTGAGTCCGGCATATTTTTCCAGTATTTTCAAACAGGAAACAGGTTATTCTCCTCGTGAATACATCACCAATGCCAGGATGAATAAAGCCAAGCTGCTGCTCGTCCAGACACATAAAAGCATCACGGAGATCGCCTTTGAAGTGGGCTACGCCAATAATGCCAGCTTTACCAATATTTTTACAGACAAAATCGGGTGTTCACCCAAGACGTTTCGCAAGCTGATGCGATAGAGCGACCGTATCCATACGTCCATCAAAAGAAGAAAGATGCACATAGTTCATTACCGTGTGCATCTTTCTTCTTAAAATTTATTCATTTTTAAAAATTCTTCCCATTCCAGCCCCACTGAATAAAGCTCTCATAATTCA
The Ruminococcus gauvreauii genome window above contains:
- a CDS encoding uroporphyrinogen decarboxylase/cobalamine-independent methonine synthase family protein, which gives rise to MHNRISKEEAAHLRTLAFQVKEISQDPKWKEKKELWIKLNKMEKTRPLVIFPPECWHELVPEETLRVKDPVFRTLEKELRMRIYRAEHFDDDVVLTDVLYIPYDTHVTDWTDDRVRPYDDRPDHAACFHPCICEVSDIKKMKLPELTVDEEKSQENFALAREIFGDILNVVEGEPFTASTHQSIMGWGNSLIDIWCELRGLEQVMYDLYEEPELTHEAMSILYEGRLGYLKKGIELGIWKLNNNEYMVNGTATACGSNGLACTDLLPAEDFDGTVRMKDLWGYCMAQEFTAVSPDMLEEFVLPYQNRLSALFGMNAYGCCENMNRKYDAVAKYIPNLRQIAVSAFSDIDIAAEKIGGKYVMSWKLNPTDVFHTFDEKRIHDMIAHGMEVSRGNPLIVELREAQTCCGHIEYGASWVNICMDLARNYE
- a CDS encoding helix-turn-helix domain-containing protein — encoded protein: MKSVFENLTAGVYKKSVEHAFLPPKLAEELLFYPTWTGHYYCSENYYIRRETYPTLLLMYVVKGMFHVEFRDKIFDAGPGEVILIDCREPHYYRAYEGLEFYFYGFEGSNSREICHYILSTKGPRISSKNNHLIGNLLKNTLDFYEKNDTENIIDASLRVYKFLTLLLQTREMYQGVRNKPIDQSLMYIQENIDKHITMEQLARIVGLSPAYFSSIFKQETGYSPREYITNARMNKAKLLLVQTHKSITEIAFEVGYANNASFTNIFTDKIGCSPKTFRKLMR